The Tripterygium wilfordii isolate XIE 37 chromosome 21, ASM1340144v1, whole genome shotgun sequence genome segment TTCCATTTTCAGAATCAAATCTATAGTGGGTTGGTTTTAGATGCAAACATCTCAGAAACATCAAACTCCAGCTGCTATCCATGGGTTTTACCTCCAGCCGATAGAAGAGATTGAACCCTATGATTTCTCCCATTTTAAAATTCTAGAAAACAATGCATTTGGAGATGCTGGTAGTGACGGAACTAGTGCCTCTTTTCAAGCATGCAAGGAGCCATTCTTTACGCTTGAATCATCCACAGCTAGTACTGGTTTCGTTGTTTATGATTCCCCTTCTGCTGCCAGCTCCTCTACCAGCAGGAGTTCTCAGTCATACCTATCAGACCCTCATCATTCCCCTGATAATGCGTATAACTCGCCAGTCAGTGGGTCTTCAATTGTAGAGAATGACAATGTACTGCGACACAAGCTGAGGGAACTGGAGACTTCATTGCTTGGGCCAGAATCTGACATTGATAGTTGCAATTGTTGCTTCATGAATGGTGTCCACAAAGCTCCATCTGTGTCAGGTTGGGACTGGAATCAACTCGTGGAAATGATCCCCAGGTTGGACCTGAAACAGGTGCTCATTGCCTGTGCTCAAGCAGTATGCGACGGTGATATGCCAACAGCGGCTGGCTTAATGCATGTGTTGGAGAAAATGGTGTCGGTATCCGGAGGGCCTATGCAACGATTAGGTGCTTACATGTTGGAAGGGCTTAGAGCAAGGTTAGAATCATCAGGGAGTAAAATCTACAAAGCGTTGAAGTGTGAAGAACCAACAAGCTCAGAGTTATTGTCTTACATGACCATCATTTTTCAGATATGCCCGTATTGGAGGTTTGCCTACAAGTCAGCTAATACTGTCATTCAGGAAGCTGTCGCAAATGAACCGAGAATCCACTTCATTGACTTCCAGATTGCACAGGGCAGCCAGTGGATGGCCCTCATTCAAGAACTAGCACATCGGCCTGGTGGAGCTCCTTCAATTCGCATGACTGGTGTTGATGATACACAATCAAATCATGCTCGTGGTGGTGGTCTTCATATTGTTGGGCAGAGGCTGAAAAAGCTTGCTGAGTCATGTAATGTGCAATTTGAGTTCCATGATGCTGCCATGTCTGGTTGTGAGGTTCAACTCGAAGATCTTATGGTTCGACCTGGGGAAGCTGTGGTGGTAAATTTTCCTTATGTGTTGCATCATGTACCAGACGAGAGTGTGACCACATGGAATCATAGAGACCGGTTATTGAGGCTTGTTAAGAGTTTGTCTCCGAAGGTTGTGACCTTAATGGAGCAAGAATCCAACACCAACACTTCCCCTTTCTTTCAGAGATTCCTTGAAACGCTTGATTATTATCATGCATTTTTTGAATCAATCGACGTGGCTCGCCCAAGGGATGACAAGCAGCGGATCAATGCAGAGCAGCACTGTGTGGCCAGAGACATTGTCAACATGATTGCTTGTGAGGGAGCTGAGAGGGTAGAAAGGCATGAACTTCTGGGGAAGTGGAGGTCAAGACTTATGATGGCTGGATTTACTCCATACCCATTGACTTCCTCAGCGA includes the following:
- the LOC119990170 gene encoding scarecrow-like protein 13 — encoded protein: MQTSQKHQTPAAIHGFYLQPIEEIEPYDFSHFKILENNAFGDAGSDGTSASFQACKEPFFTLESSTASTGFVVYDSPSAASSSTSRSSQSYLSDPHHSPDNAYNSPVSGSSIVENDNVLRHKLRELETSLLGPESDIDSCNCCFMNGVHKAPSVSGWDWNQLVEMIPRLDLKQVLIACAQAVCDGDMPTAAGLMHVLEKMVSVSGGPMQRLGAYMLEGLRARLESSGSKIYKALKCEEPTSSELLSYMTIIFQICPYWRFAYKSANTVIQEAVANEPRIHFIDFQIAQGSQWMALIQELAHRPGGAPSIRMTGVDDTQSNHARGGGLHIVGQRLKKLAESCNVQFEFHDAAMSGCEVQLEDLMVRPGEAVVVNFPYVLHHVPDESVTTWNHRDRLLRLVKSLSPKVVTLMEQESNTNTSPFFQRFLETLDYYHAFFESIDVARPRDDKQRINAEQHCVARDIVNMIACEGAERVERHELLGKWRSRLMMAGFTPYPLTSSATSGIQDLLKEYNKNYRLEERDGALYLWWKNRAMATSSAWR